The following proteins come from a genomic window of Anguilla rostrata isolate EN2019 chromosome 17, ASM1855537v3, whole genome shotgun sequence:
- the slc25a23b gene encoding calcium-binding mitochondrial carrier protein SCaMC-3b, with protein MGDTRTRSCLGWSRAFCQDNGAADPEREKRWAELFEQIDLNKDGRIDVNELRTGLAARGFLRSNVEEIVQAGDTNKDGQLDFEEFTEYLRAHEKALQLMFRILDHNNDGHIDLGEIQRCLHNLGVDVSVEQASIILQSMDKDGTMTIDWNEWRDHFLFNPIHNVEDIAYFWKHSLMLDIGEHLTVPDEFSERERKSGVVWRQLMAGAMAGAVSRTGTAPLDRLKVFLQVHGSRTPRGNLWTSLRGMVQEGGVRSLWRGNGINVLKIAPESAIKFMAYEQIKRLMRGNNTNASLQVQERFIAGSLAGATAQTIIYPMEVLKTRLTLRKTGQYSGMGDCAKKILLNEGVLAFYRGYIPNTLGIIPYAGIDLAVYETLKNAWLQRYSAGSPDPGVLVLLGCGTVSSTCGQLASYPLALVRTRMQAQASVDGAPKLSMLGQFKHIVSQEGVPGLYRGIAPNFLKVIPAVSISYVVYEHMKKALGVGS; from the exons ATGGGCGATACCAGGACACGGTCCTGTCTTGGTTGGAGCCGGGCTTTCTGTCAAGACAACGGTGCCGCTGACCCTGAGCGGGAGAAACGATGGGCCGAATTGTTCGAGCAAATAGATTTAAATAAGGACGGGCGGATCGACGTCAACGAGCTGCGGACCGGATTGGCGGCTCGGGGTTTCCTTCGGAGCAATGTGGAGGAG ATAGTGCAGGCAGGAGACACCAACAAGGATGGCCAGCTGGACTTTGAAGAGTTCACTGAATACCTGCGGGCCCATGAGAAGGCACTGCAGCTCATGTTCCGCATTCTGGACCACAACAACGATG GTCACATAGATCTGGGGGAGATCCAGCGCTGTCTGCACAACCTGGGAGTGGATGTGTCTGTGGAGCAGGCTTCCATAATACTGcagag CATGGACAAGGACGGAACCATGACCATCGACTGGAACGAGTGGCGagatcacttcctgttcaaccCCATCCACAATGTGGAGGACATTGCCTACTTCTGGAAACATTCTCTG aTGCTCGACATTGGTGAGCATCTGACTGTTCCAGATGAGTTTTCGGAGCGGGAGAGGAAGTCTGGGGTGGTGTGGAGGCAGCTCATGGCGGGGGCGATGGCGGGGGCTGTGTCACGTACAGGCACGGCCCCCCTGGATCGCCTCAAGGTCTTCTTACAG GTTCACGGCTCCAGGACCCCCCGGGGTAACCTGTGGACCAGTTTGCGTGGGATGGTGCAGGAGGGCGGTGTTCGGTCCCTCTGGCGCGGGAACGGGATCAACGTTCTCAAAATCGCCCCGGAGTCCGCCATCAAGTTCATGGCCTACGAGCAG ATTAAACGGCTGATGCGAGGGAACAACACAAACGCGTCCCTGCAAGTCCAGGAGAGGTTCATCGCGGGGTCGCTGGCCGGAGCCACGGCCCAGACCATAATCTACCCCATGGAG GTTCTGAAGACTCGGCTCACCCTGCGCAAGACGGGACAGTACTCTGGGATGGGCGACTGCGCCAAGAAGATCCTGTTGAACGAGGGCGTGCTGGCATTCTACAGAGGCTACATACCCAACACCCTGGGCATCATCCCCTATGCTGGCATCGACCTTGCCGTCTATGAG accctGAAGAACGCCTGGCTGCAGCGGTACTCCGCAGGCTCACCGGACCCGGGGGTTCTGGTGCTGCTGGGCTGTGGTACCGTGTCCAGCACCTGCGGCCAGCTGGCCAGCTACCCGCTCGCTCTGGTCAGGACCCGCATGCAAGCCCAAG CCTCGGTGGACGGCGCCCCCAAGCTCTCCATGCTGGGCCAGTTCAAGCACATCGTCTCCCAGGAGGGCGTCCCGGGGCTGTACCGCGGCATCGCCCCCAACTTCCTAAAGGTCATCCCCGCGGTCAGCATCTCCTACGTGGTGTACGAGCACATGAAGAAGGCCCTCGGCGTGGGCTCTTAG
- the LOC135243151 gene encoding methylthioribose-1-phosphate isomerase-like, with protein MTLEAIRYRPGSLQILNQLLLPHQSVHEEIRSVQDAYEAIRSMKVRGAPAIAIVGCLSVAVELRAGIRGDSLVPFLRKSLAVLTSARPTAVNMARAAGELLEFTERESTQRTTEELTESVIGWIEAMLQRDIDDNQKMGNYGAQHILSGVPQDSVTILTHGNTGSLATAGYGTALGVVRSLHALGRLKRVYCTETRPGGEGARLTAHEAAAEGLPATLITDSAAAVAMRARAITAVVVGADRVVANGDTVHQVGTYQLAIAARHHRIPFYVVAPSTSCDLSLESGRHVVIEERPPVEMTSIGGLPFAAPGIEVWNPAFDVTPHQLITGGIITELGVFLPSELQAALTGRLTAL; from the exons ATGACGCTGGAAGCGATCCGTTATCGGCCCGGGTCTCTGCAGATTCTTAATCAGCTGCTACTGCCGCACCAGAGCGTTCATGAAGAGATCCGTTCTGTCCAGGACGCGTACGAAGCGATTAGGTCCATGAAG GTGAGGGGTGCTCCAGCCATCGCCATCGTGGGGTGTCTGAGTGTGGCCGTGGAGCTGCGGGCCGGGATCAGGGGGGACAGCCTGGTGCCCTTCTTACGAAAGTCGCTAGCCGTCCTGACGTCCGCCCGACCCACGGCTGTGAACATGGCCCGGGCCGCAGGAGAACTGCTGGAAttcacggagagagagagcacacagaggACAACGGAAGAGCTGACAGAGAG CGTGATTGGCTGGATCGAGGCCATGCTGCAGCGGGACATCGACGACAACCAGAAGATGGGGAATTACGGGGCGCAGCACATCCTGTCTGGGGTTCCCCAAGACTCCGTCACCATCCTCACACACGGCAACACGGGGTCCCTGGCAACAGCGGGATACGGCACCGCactgg GCGTGGTGCGCTCGCTGCACGCGCTGGGCCGGCTGAAGAGGGTCTACTGCACCGAGACGCGGCCCGGGGGCGAGGGCGCCCGGCTCACTGCTCACGAGGCCGCCGCAGAGGGCCTGCCCGCCACCCTCATCACCGACAGCGCCGCGGCCGTCGCCATGAGAGCGAGGGCCATCACAG CGGTCGTAGTCGGGGCCGACAGGGTCGTCGCCAATGGAGACACCGTCCACCAAGTTGGCACTTACCAGCTGGCCATCGCTGCGAGGCACCACAGGATACCGTTCTACGTGGTGGCCCCCAGCACATCATGTGACCTCAGCCTGGAGAGCGGGAGGCATGTTGTGATCGAAGAGCGCCCCCCGGTGGAGATGACTAGTATTGGCGGCCTGCCCTTTGCTGCTCCAG gtatCGAGGTGTGGAACCCAGCCTTCGATGTCACCCCCCACCAGCTGATCACAGGGGGAATCATTACTGAGCTGGGTGTCTTCCTGCCCTCTGAGCTGCAGGCTGCACTGACTGGGCGTCTCACTGCCCTGTag
- the LOC135243362 gene encoding coiled-coil and C2 domain-containing protein 1A-like isoform X1, with protein MSGSRTSPFRNQGTCGPRQMGLLLDMSLDGEADPGGSEEVLEAELLSLIGEGGAPCNRKKGGAAPVSMVDIEHMAALCMKDLDDEEEEEGGDEERNLENDADLLAELNNVLEESEAVRATPVQHSNSTVSGCGGLKSRLLERIDMYQTAAGNARAAGESSRARRYERGLKTLQSMLSSVKMGKPVNEDEIPPPVATGGRPTSAHQAAEPIGVWEHPPQERASVRSSNESLRQGTPPTAPKLRPQPSLQKSSAVSSPASTINYSQQDSVTKDLLLARLREYKVAAVQAKQRGDLGTAKQHYLVAKKLHTVVEAFDRGDSVDISALPPPPGDAVVDRQTPAQPAASLCAAPPVASSAVAAPRSVAEALQQRMQRYKGAAEDAKGKGDDRKARMHMRIVKQYQDAIRSHQAGRPVDLSGLPVPPGCPPLQGTEGTEQNFTGVVEAAVRLANRDTEEEEWEEQGKEVSKPPVRPVSQRAAKTSAPSSPNLRTPGPPTAPSQGFRMGSKAQQQLDFLLSRRQQLVRAALRSKQLKDMQGAALHLRQAKGLDHMIAAAKAGLPVDITKVPSAPVAEEGYSLTQSCSSAVSPHTAEQYNQLVELLRQQHEKCLGYSQQFTHMGNVAETVRFEKLAKECMNNIEVLRQAHGKGYPVPKFHTEERTFSTVKILPNLTSSDMILTIVKGINLPAPSGVSPKAMDTSVRFEFPFPSSEEGQKDKTSSVKNTNSPEFKEQFKLNISRGHRSLKRVIQSRGIKFEVIHKGGLFKTEKVMGSAQLKLESLDKECEVRQLIEVLDGRKPTGGHLEVVVRIREPLGGPQVHTVTERWLVLDPHTMPMVAVPKPKPQTETVKNVSASPPPPPPRYKLYSINLLAHDTEALENKILDCRRSQRDPPLDLLQQHRELLRRLQWQTAQMDRATPVLLAEYDSVLCQLVEGLGESVKRLSIQGDAEAAKDTLGRLKMVESEMECLKRRDSLG; from the exons AATCTGGAGAATGATGCGGACCTCTTG GCGGAGCTCAATAACGTTCTGGAGGAATCTGAAGCAGTGAGGGCCACGCCTGTGCAACATTCAAACTCCACTGTGAGTGGCTGCGGCGGCCTGAAGTCCCGCCTCCTGGAGCGGATTGACATGTACCAGACAGCCGCGGGGAACGCCAGGGCCGCGGGGGAGAGCAGCCGGGCTCGGCGCTACGAGCGGGGACTGAAG ACTCTGCAGTCCATGTTATCGTCAGTGAAGATGGGAAAGCCAGTCAACGAGGACGAAATCCCGCCCCCTGTTGCCACAGGCGGCAGACCCACGTCTGCCCATCAGGCAGCTGAGCCAATCGGAGTGTGGGAGCACCCGCCACAGGAGCGTGCATCTGTGCGCTCCAGCAATGAGAGTCTCAGACAGGGGACTCCGCCTACTGCACCAAAACTCCGCCCCCAACCGTCTCTGCAGAAGTCTTCTGCTGTCAGCTCACCTGCTTCTACCATCAACTACAGCCAACAGGATTCTG ttaCGAAGGACCTGCTGCTGGCCAGACTGAGAGAGTACAAAGTGGCAGCTGTCCAAGCCAAACAGCGTGGAGACTTGGGCACGGCCAAACAGCACTACCTGGTAGCCAAG aaattACACACAGTGGTCGAGGCGTTTGATAGAGGAGACTCAGTGGACATCAGCGCCCTACCTCCCCCTCCTG GGGATGCAGTGGTGGACAGGCAGACCCCCGCGCAACCCGCTGCGTCGCTGTGTGCAGCGCCACCTGTGGCCAGTTCCG CTGTTGCAGCCCCGCGCAGTGTGGCGGAAGCCCTGCAGCAGAGGATGCAGAGGTACAAGGGGGCCGCAGAGGACGCCAAGGGCAAGGGAGACGACCGCAAGGCCcgcatgcacatgcgcataGTCAAG caatACCAGGATGCCATCCGATCTCACCAAGCTGGACGGCCAGTTGATCTGTCCGGACTTCCTGTCCCTCCTG GGTGCCCGCCTCTGCAGGGGACAGAGGGCACTGAGCAGAACTTCACTGGAGTGGTAGAGGCTGCCGTCAGGCTGGCCAATCGGGAtacagaggaggaggaatggGAGGAGCAAGGGAAGGAAGTGTCAAAG ccACCAGTGAGACCAGTTTCTCAGCGTGCTGCCAAAACCTCAGCTCCTTCTTCCCCTAATCTGAGGACCCCTGGCCCCCCCACGGCCCCCAGTCAGGGGTTCAGAATGGGATCcaaag cccagcagcagctggacTTCCTGCTGTCCAGGCGGCAGCAGTTGGTGCGGGCGGCGCTGCGCTCCAAGCAGCTGAAGGACATGCAGGGCGCCGCCCTCCACCTGCGCCAAGCCAAGGGCCTGGATCACATGATCGCCGCCGCCAAGGCCGGGCTGCCCGTCGACATCACCAAG gtCCCCAGTGCCCCCGTGGCGGAGGAAGGCTATTCCCTGACGCAGTCCTGCAGCTCTGCGGTCTCCCCCCACACCGCTGAGCAGTACAACCAGCTGGTGGAGCTTCTGCGACAGCAGCACGAG AAGTGTCTCGGCTACTCCCAGCAGTTCACCCACATGGGCAATGTTGCTGAGACCGTCAG GTTCGAGAAACTGGCGAAGGAGTGTATGAACAACATTGAGGTGCTGAGGCAGGCCCACGGGAAGGGCTACCCCGTCCCCAAATTCCACACAGAGGAGCGCACCTTCAGCACAGTCAA GATTCTTCCCAACCTGACCAGCAGTGACATGATATTGACTATAGTGAAGGGAATCAACCTACCTGCTCCTTCAG gAGTTTCCCCAAAGGCTATGGACACTAGCGTGCGTTTTGAGTTTCCTTTCCCCAGCTCG gAAGAAGGGCAGAAGGATAAAACCAGCTCTGTGAAAAACACCAACAGCCCAG AGTTCAAGGAGCAGTTTAAACTCAACATCAGTCGAGGTCATCGGAGTTTAAAGAGGGTCATTCAGTCCAGGGGCATCAAGTTTGAGGTCATTCACaaggg tgggTTGTTTAAGACGGAGAAGGTGATGGGCAGTGCTCAACTTAAGCTGGAGTCCCTGGACAAAGAGTGTGAGGTCAGACAGCTGATAGAG GTGCTGGATGGTCGAAAGCCCACAGGGGGGCACTTAGAGGTGGTGGTCAGAATTCGGGAGCCCCTGGGGGGGCCACAGGTCCACACCGTCACAGAGCGTTGGCTGGTCCTGGACCCCCACACAATGCCCATG GTCGCAGTTCCTAAACCAAAACCGCAGACTGAGACAGTGAAAAACGTCAGTGCCAG cccccctccgccccctcctagGTACAAGCTTTACAGCATCAATCTGTTGGCTCACGATACAGAGGCTCTGGAGAATAAG atCCTGGACTGCAGGCGGAGCCAGAGGGACCCGCCGCTggacctgctgcagcagcaccgCGAGCTGCTCCGGCGTCTGCAGTGGCAGACTGCGCAGATGGACAGGGCCACGCCCGTCCTGCTCGCAG AGTATGACAGTGTTCTCTGTCAGCTTGTGGAGGGTCTTGGGGAGTCTGTGAAGAGACTCTCCATCCAGGGGGACGCG gaggCTGCTAAGGACACTCTCGGAAGGCTGAAGATGGTGGAGAGTGAG ATGGAGTGTTTGAAGAGGAGGGACAGTCTGGGCTGa